DNA from Microbacterium sp. SORGH_AS_0969:
CGCATACCGGGATGGTGGGATGCACGGACCGCGCGATAGTATGACGATGTCGAATCGATTCGAGGTTCGATGATCCCCCACCTTTTTTTCGGCCCGACTCGTTCGGGCTGTCTGTGTTGCGAAACGAATTGACGCGTGCTCGATACTGCTTCTCTCCCCGTCGTCCCCCCGACCTCCGCGCCTGACCGCTCACCGACCGGTGCCATCCGCACCCTCGGCAAGAACCCCGCCACGGCGCCGATCGTGCTGCACCCGGGCGATGCGATCTCCGCCTCCCGCCGCGTGCTGTACATCATCGTGCTCGGCGCGTTGACGGCGCTCGGCCCGTTCACGATCGACCTCTACCTCCCGGCGTTCCCCGTGCTGGAGGCGGATTTCCAGACCAGCGCAGCCGCCATCCAGCTCACCCTCACCCGGAACGATGATCGGCTTCGCGCTCGGCCAGCTGATCGTCGGACCCCTGAGCGACAAGGTCGGTCGACGTCTGCCGCTGCTGTCGGTCACGGCGCTGCACGTCGCGGCGAGCGTCTTCGCGGCGCTCGCCCCCACGCTCGAGACCCTGTCGGTCGCGCGGGTGCTGATGGGAGCCGGAGCCGCCGCGGGAGGCGTCGTGGCCGCGGCGATCATCCGCGATCTCTTCGGCGGACGCCGCCTCGTGGTCATGCTGTCGCGCATGGCGATGGTCTCGGGTGTCGCCCCTGTGCTCGCACCCCTCGCCGGGTCGGCGCTGCTGCTGGTCATGAACTGGCGGGGCATCTTCGTGGTGCTCGCCGTGTACGGAGCGATCATGCTCGTCTCGGCGGTGTTGTTCGTCCCCGAGACCCTGCCGCCCGCGCGCCGCAGCGGCCCCGGCACCACGACGGTCTGGCAGCGCTACGCGAGCGTGTTCCGTGACCGCGTCTTCATCGGCGTGCTCATCATCGGCGCGATGGCCTTCAGTGGGCTGTTCTCGTACCTCTCGGCATCCTCGTTCCTGTTCCAGGTCACCTATGGCTTCAACGCCCAGCAGTACGGCGTGCTGTTCGCGGTGAACTCGGTCGGCGTCGTGGTCGGTGTGCAGATCGCCTCGCGCCTGGCTGCGCGCTTCGGCCCGCAGTGGGTGCTCGCGGTGTCGACGATCGTGCTCGTGCTCGCGGGTGGGACGATCGTGCTCACCGACCAGTTGGGCCTCGGGCTGTGGGGCACCGTCATCCCGCTGTTCTTCTTCATGACGGCGTGCGGCTTCACGTTCCCGTGCGCGCAGGTGCTCGCCCTCGATCGCCACGGCAAGGCGGCGGGCACGGCGCAGTCGATCATCGGTGCGGCGAACTTCGGTGTCGCGGGCATCATCTCGCCGGTCGTCGGGCTGCTGTCCGCCGGTGCGGGGATCACCGCCACGACCATGGCATCCGTCATGGTGGGCTGCGCGGTCATCGGCGTGCTCGCGCTCTGGCTGCTCGTGCGTCCCCGCACGGTCGAGCGCCTCGCGCCCTGAGAGTGGGGCGAAGGCGCCCTGACCAAGGCGAGGTGCGCCGCGAGAACGGGCCCAGAACACTAGCAGAGCGCGCGTCCGGCCCCGCGGCGATCCGAGAGACGGCATCATGAACCGATGGATGCCGAATCCGCCGACGTATCGGCCCCCGCTCTCCGCTCCGAGCGCGCGCGGGGGATCCTCGGCCTGACGCTCGTGGCGCTCGCGTGCGGACTCGGTGCCTGGGTCTTCTTCCGCGGGCCGACGCCGTTCGCGATCGACGTGTGGTGGAACCACCTGTTCGTCGCCGCACCGTCACCGCCGCTGCTGGCGTTCGCGCTGGCGATGGATGCCGTGGGCGGGCACTGGGTGGCCGTGTTCGTCGTTCCGCTGGGCGGGGCTCTGGCGCTGTTCCTCGCGGGACGACGCTGGGGAGCGTTATACTTCCTCGCCGCCTCCGTGGGCAGTGCCCTGATCGTGCAGCTTCTCAAACACACGTTCGGCCGCGCGCGACCGGAGGACATCCTCGTGCTGTCCGATCACGGGTCCTTCCCCTCGGGCCACACGGCCAACGCGGCCACCGTGGCCGTGGTCGCCGTCGTGATCTTCCCCGCCCTGTGGGTGCGGATTGCGGGGGTCGCGTGGGTCATTGCGATGGCGTTCAGCCGGACCTACCTGCACGCGCACTGGCTCTCGGACACTCTCGGCGGTGCCCTCGTCGGTGCGGGGATGGCGCTCATCCTCGCCGCGCTCTTCGCTCACCTGCGTCTTCGCGATGACGACCGGCTCGCCGTCCGACGGACCTCGCGACGACCGGATGCCACGATCTCGGGCGCGCCGTAGGCTGGCCGCCATGAGCGACAACGGAGCGTCGTCCACCGGTCCTTCCGACGATCCCGAGGTCGCCCGCCTGCGCGCGGCGGCCGAGGCCGCGGAGGCGGAGCTGCGCCTGGCGCGGGCGCGGGCCGATCTCGCTGAAGCGGAAGCCGCTGCGGCGCGGGCGCGCGCGGCGGCGGGCGGGGGAGGTGGGACTTCCCCTTTAGCGGAGGGAACGGACGGGCCGCCGGTGGTCGGCGGTCAGGTCGCGGACGCACCGGCCCCGGGAGCCCGTGCCCCGGAGACTCCGACCGCGCCGGCCCCTACGACGCAAGCTCCCGCCGCCGAAGCGCCCGCCCCGGAGTCCCCTACGCCGCAGGCCCCCGCACCCCAGGCCCCGGCCCCCCTCACCGACGCCCAGGTCGCCGCGATCGCCGCCGGGTACGCCTCGGACGCCGCTGCTCTCGACCTCGGCGTGCTCGTCAACGGCGGGCCGGTGGCATCCGTCCCCGTCCGGATCCCGCTCGCGATGACCAACCGCCACGGACTCGTCGCGGGCGCCACGGGAACGGGCAAGACGCGTACGCTGCAGCTGCTCGCCGAGCAGCTCTCGGCCCACGGTGTGCCGGTGTTCGCCGCCGACATCAAGGGCGACCTGTCGGGGATCGCCGCTCCGGGTGCTCCCAGCGACAAGCTCACCGCGCGCACCGCGGCCCTCGGGCAGGACTGGTCGCCGCGGTCGTACCCCACCGAGTTCTTCGCGCTGGGCGACGACGCCGCCTCGGGGAT
Protein-coding regions in this window:
- a CDS encoding phosphatase PAP2 family protein — its product is MDAESADVSAPALRSERARGILGLTLVALACGLGAWVFFRGPTPFAIDVWWNHLFVAAPSPPLLAFALAMDAVGGHWVAVFVVPLGGALALFLAGRRWGALYFLAASVGSALIVQLLKHTFGRARPEDILVLSDHGSFPSGHTANAATVAVVAVVIFPALWVRIAGVAWVIAMAFSRTYLHAHWLSDTLGGALVGAGMALILAALFAHLRLRDDDRLAVRRTSRRPDATISGAP